DNA from Thermostichus vulcanus str. 'Rupite':
GTTGGGATCCAACGGCTGATTAAATTGCAACCGGATCACCCCATCGACATAGACATCCCGTTGTTCAGGGGTAGGCTGAGAAGAAACCCACTGCAACGGGGCGTTCGATTGTGACCAAACCGGCGGATGAGACTGGATCACCCTGACGGCAAAGAACATCACCCCCAGCAACAACAGCCCTACCTAAGTTCGCCACCGTCGCCACCGACGAGAAACATTCTGCAACGTCGGAGTGCTCATCGCCACAGCCCAAATTCAACTGTTCTCAGGATAACGAACCCACACTGGTCAAGCCATTGGTTGATATAAAGTTGAAAGTTGATATAAAAGCCATCAGGGATCCCCATCCAACAGAGCTCCCCTTGTGGAAGATCCGAACCGGAGAGGTGTTCGCCCCTCCGGCACTCTTAGGAAAGTAAGCCACCAAGGTAAAGACCTACCCAGAAGGAGCACTTGATGATGAAGGACTTAGATCGACATCGATAAACAACGTAAAGATCAGTCGATGCGCTCCAGTTTGATGTTGTGGTGACCTAACTTGATCTCGAACTCATCCCCGGGCTTGAGCCCCATCTTCTTAGTATAGGCGGCTCCAATCAGCAGATTGCCATTCTTATGAACTGAAACTCGGAAGGTGGGTGCGCGACCCCGAGATCCATTTTCATCACTGGCATCTAGGTCTACGCCGACAGCCTTGAGCAGTGCATTGTTAAACTGCATCAAATTCACACGCTCTTGGCCATTCTTGGTATAGGTAACATAACCACAGGCACGGGCCTTTTCCTTGCGATCCACATTCTCCATCGAAGTCACCTTATCGAGGAGTTCCTGACCAGTCAGTGGTTTTGGTTTGGGTGTTGTAGCCATATCAAGATGGTTTGAGAACAACAGTTAGTGTAGCCAGAAAGAAACAGAACTTGCAATAGAGTTTTGATCAAATCTGTTCTTATCCAACAAGATAACTTCACCGATCTGATTTCGGCTAGTAGAGGGAGTGCGCAAAACAGCAGTGGGAATTGACTTGCCTGATGGCAGGGTCGGCGATTGTCTGGGCTGAGACTTTCACATCAGTTGAGAAGAGGGGTTTGTCCTCAGGTAGATGGACAACCCATGCAGACCGAGGGGAATGTTCCCGGCAACATCCTTTAGGCAGACAAAGCCATCTTTAATCTTTAGTCTATAGATTCGGATTCCTACGGCGGAATCCGGCAAAAACAGGGAAACTGGAATCAAGACGGTTTTGTTGTCAACTCTGTATGGATCTCTTTTGGTTGGGTCGGCGCCTTCTGATCGGGGTGAGTGGAGGAATTGCCGCCTACAAAACCTGTGCCTTGGTCTCTGGGTTGGCCCAACAGGGAGCAGAGGTGAAAGTGGTTTTAACGACGGCAGCGGAAAAGTTTGTTTCCTCTCTAACCTTTGCGGCTTTGTCCCGACAACCGACTCTGACCGACGCAGACTTTTGGCAACCTACACGAGGCCGCCCCCTGCACATTGAGTTGGGGGAATGGGCAGAAGCGATTTTGATCGCCCCACTATCGGCCAATACATTAGCGAAATTGGCTCATGGCCTTGCGGACAACTTGCTCACCAATGTGATCTTGGCTTCCCAGTGCCCAGTGGCTTTGGCGCCCGCGATGAACACTCAAATGTGGCAGGCTCAAGCGGTGGCTCAGAATTGGCAGAGGTTGCAGCAGGATTCCCGCTTTTGGGCTTTGCCGACCGCCAGTGGGCGTTTGGCCTGTGATGCCGTGGGGGAAGGACGCCTGTTGGAACCGGAGGCGTTGCAGGAGTACGCACTGGCTCTGTTGTGGACAAAGGGGCAACGGGACTGGCAAGGCAAACGGGTTTTGATCAGTGCCGGCGGGACTCGTGAGCCGATCGATGCGGTACGGTTTATCGGCAATCCCTCCAGTGGTCGGATGGGGATCGCCTTGGCGGTGGCGGCTGCCTGTCGGGGGGCAAGTGTGACCCTGGTGCATGGGCCGCTCGGGATCCC
Protein-coding regions in this window:
- a CDS encoding AbrB family transcriptional regulator, which encodes MATTPKPKPLTGQELLDKVTSMENVDRKEKARACGYVTYTKNGQERVNLMQFNNALLKAVGVDLDASDENGSRGRAPTFRVSVHKNGNLLIGAAYTKKMGLKPGDEFEIKLGHHNIKLERID
- the coaBC gene encoding bifunctional phosphopantothenoylcysteine decarboxylase/phosphopantothenate--cysteine ligase CoaBC translates to MDLFWLGRRLLIGVSGGIAAYKTCALVSGLAQQGAEVKVVLTTAAEKFVSSLTFAALSRQPTLTDADFWQPTRGRPLHIELGEWAEAILIAPLSANTLAKLAHGLADNLLTNVILASQCPVALAPAMNTQMWQAQAVAQNWQRLQQDSRFWALPTASGRLACDAVGEGRLLEPEALQEYALALLWTKGQRDWQGKRVLISAGGTREPIDAVRFIGNPSSGRMGIALAVAAACRGASVTLVHGPLGIPFQPEWFGIQALSVETAAQLERVLTSLFPQMDMLWMAAAVGDVRPAQPFAGKLPKAQLPETLPLVRIPDVVAALSQGKRPQQRIIGFAAQTGDPLPPAQEKLHQKGLDAIVANPIDLPDSGFGSLHNQGYWIPRCGDIETILPCEKSIMAHRLLDLALRLG